The sequence CGTTGTATTTTTAGGAAATGCGGTTGGTGGTAGTTTATTTTTTGCTGTTCCGCTGATGTTTGTAAATGCTGAAAAGAAGGAAGCGAGTGAGCCAGATGGTCTTTATGAAAAGTATTGAAATCCTTAATATGATCCAAATTGGATCAACAGGGCGCAATAGTGGTAAGACGACGATCGCCAAAAGAATCATTGCTGAAAATCGTCATCGCTTCACTATTTATGGATTAAAAATCATCACGATCAGTGGTGTAAGAGGCAAATGTCAAAGAGGAGAAATAGGCTGTGGCATTTGTACAAGTATTGATGAAGGGTACGAGTTGATTGAAGAGACAAAGTGTAGTGGCACAAAAGATACAATGGAATTGTTAAAAGCAGGATGTAAGAAAGTGTATCTATTAAAAGTGTTCCATGATCATTTGTTAGAAGGATTTTTATCATTTCTCCAATTTGTTCCAAGAGATACCGTGATCGTTTGTGAGTCAAATTCAATTCGTGAAGTCGTTAAACCGGGATTGTTTCTTATGATGGACAATCAAAAAGCAATCAAAAAAACAGCAGCCAATGTGATTGGTCATGCGGATTTTATTTTAGAGACGTCTAAATCACTGGATACATTTTATCTTATAAAAACAAAAAGCGGTGTTCGTTTTTCTGAGAATAGCGTAGAAGGTAGGAGAGAAAAAGTATGAGTTCATTAAGTTTATCAGAAAAAGAAGCTATTATTTTAGAAAATGATTCAGATCCACGACGCATATTGAATATGTTGATTGCAATTCAATATGCTTCTGAGGAAGGTTTCATCGATGAAGAAACCGCAAAACTTGTGGCAGATCGACTTCATTTATCTGAGGCTCGTGTGTATGAGATTTTAAGTTTTTACGCGATTTTGAAAACAGAGCCTCAAGCTAAATATGTTTTGAAAATTTGTAATAGTACGCCTTGTCTTTTTACAGGGGGAGAGATGTTATCTGAAGTGTTGGAAATGATATTAGAAGTTCCCGCAGATCAGCCAACCCCGGATGGATTGTTTATGTATCACAGCATTCCTTGCATAGGCGCCTGTGACCAAGGGCCAGTAATCAAAATCAAAGATACGGTTTTTGGTGAGTTGACGGAAGCGAAGGTCTATCAATTGATCGATGACCTAAAGTGTGGATGTTATCAAGAGCTATAGGAGGAAGAAAAATGATCGAACGAAATAAACCAGTTTTATTGGCGCGTATAAACAAAATGAAACAAGTGACAGATGTTGAAGAGTATCAGAAATATAATGGATTTTCTGGTCTATTGGAAGCAATTAAAATGGAGAAAGAAAGGATATTAGATGAACTTGATTTAGCTCATTTACGTGGGAGAGGCGGAGCGGCCTTTCCGTTGGGGAAAAAATGGCGGCACTTATATGGAGCTAAGGGCGATACAAAGTATATCGTTTGTAACGCAGACGAAGGAGAGCCGGGAACCTTTAAAGACAAGGCTTTATTAGAACAGGATCCTTTAAGTGTGATCGAAGGTATGGTAATCGCAGGTTATCTTTTCTCTGCCAAAGCGGGCTATATTTACATACGAGGGGAGTATCGACGGATTCAGAAAATTTTTCAAGAAGCGTTGGATAATGCTGAAAAGGCTGGGTTTTTAGGAGAAAATATAGTAGGAATTCAAGGCTTTAATTATACGATCACAATCATCTCTGGTGCTGGTGCATATGTTTGTGGTGAGAATTCAGCGTTGTTAAATTCAATCGAAGGCAAAACCGGCAGACCAAGAGTAAAGCCACCGCATTTGGCAGATGTGGGGTTATATTTACAGCCAACTTTAGTGAATAATGTAGAATCGTTTGCAAGCATTCCCGTTATTTTACGTGAAGGAGGGCAAGCCTATCGTGATCTTGGTACCGAAGATGGCGGTGGAACGAAGTTGATTTGTCTGTCAGGTCATGTTAAAAATCGAGGCTTGTATGAGGTCAATCTAGGTACTCCATTACAAGAGATTCTTTATTCTGAAGAATATGGTGGGGGAACAGCGACAGGTCGACCGTTAAAATTTATCCATTTTGGTGGACAATCTGGACCGATTGGTGCAGTTGAAAATCTTGATGACTGTATCTATTCATATGAAGGATTATGGGACAACGATTTATCCATTGGTTCTGGTGCGATCGTTGTGATGGATGATCAGGTAAGTATTGTTGATTACTTAGTGAATGTCGCGGCTTTTTTTGCACATGAATCATGCGGTAAATGTACACCGTGTCGCCTAGGAACGACACGAATCTTAGAATTGCTGACGAAATTCAACACACAAACTGCTGTTAGTGGTGATCTTGAGCGACTTAGAAAAATGTTGACCCATGTAACAAATCTTTCTGCTTGTGGATTGGGACAATCTGTTGCCAATCCGATGAGAAGTGGATTAACTTATTTTCCTAAAGAATTTGAAGCAGGTATTCGTGAGGCAGTTGCACCGATAAAAGGGGGATTTTGGTAAGATGGAAATAAAAATGAAAACAGCAACAGTCACGATGTCGATCGATAACCAAGCAATTACTGTTCCAAAAGGAACGACAGTATTAGAAGCGGCCGAGATGTTAAATATTGACATTCCTACACTTTGTCATTTGAAAGAGCTGGCACCTGATGGTTCTTGTCGGATGTGTACAGTTGAAGTTGAAGGTGGAAGAAAAGGTGGTTTGACCACAGCTTGTACTGGACATTGCCAAGAAGGAATGGTGGTCCATACAGCTTCACCGAGAGTCAATGATTCCCGCAGATTTGTGCTGGATCTTTTGTTGAGCAATCATAAATTAGACTGTTTTTCTTGTGGGAAAAATGGTGCGTGTAAATTACAAGACTATTGTTTAGAGTATGGGATTGATGAGACGAGCTTTACTGATGGCAAGCGGATGCCGTGCCATCAAGAAGATACGAGCAATCCTTTTTTTGAGTACGACCCTGAAAAATGCATTATGTGTAGACGTTGTTCTAAGGTCTGCCAATTACGTCAAGGTCGAGATGTGATCAGTATTTCTAAACGTGGCTTTGATACAAAAATGACACCGAGTTACGGAGCCTCTTTTGATCAGTCCCTTTGCGAATCGTGTGGCAACTGTGTTTCTGCTTGTCCAACAGGTGCTTTAGTCAGTAAAGACCATAAAAATTACCGTGAGTGGGAAACAAAGAAGATTCCGACGACATGTCCTCATTGTGGAACTGGTTGTCAAATGAATCTTGTTGTAAAAGGTAACAAGTTAGTTGGAGTTGAACCGATCAATGGCGCTGCCAATAAGAATCTTCTCTGCGTTAAAGGGAAATTTGCTTCTTATAAATTTGTTGGTTCAGGAGATCGTTTGACAGAACCGTTGATCAAGCGCAATGGAATTTTTGAACCTGCTAGTTGGGACGAAGCATTGACTTTGGTTGCAAATAAATTTAGCCAGTTGAAAGCGGATCATGGTGCCGATTCATTGGCAGGGTTTTCTTGTTCCAGATCGATTAATGAAGACAACTATGTATTTCAAAAAATGATGCGGGCAGCCTTTGGGACAAATAATGTAGATAATTGTGCTCGTGTTTGTCATTCTGCTTCTGTGCATGGGTTAGCTCATACGCTAGGATCGGGTGCCATGACTAATCCAATTGCTGATATTACGACCGATGTCGATGTGATTTTATTAGTTGGTTCAAACCCGGAAGAAGCTCATCCTGTGATTGGTTCACAAATTCGTCAGGCAATGCAGCGTGGAACGAAGGTAATCGTGGTTGATCCTCGGAAAATCGACTTAGTAAAAAATTGTGAAC is a genomic window of Enterococcus haemoperoxidus ATCC BAA-382 containing:
- a CDS encoding NAD(P)H-dependent oxidoreductase subunit E; translation: MSSLSLSEKEAIILENDSDPRRILNMLIAIQYASEEGFIDEETAKLVADRLHLSEARVYEILSFYAILKTEPQAKYVLKICNSTPCLFTGGEMLSEVLEMILEVPADQPTPDGLFMYHSIPCIGACDQGPVIKIKDTVFGELTEAKVYQLIDDLKCGCYQEL
- a CDS encoding complex I 51 kDa subunit family protein, producing the protein MIERNKPVLLARINKMKQVTDVEEYQKYNGFSGLLEAIKMEKERILDELDLAHLRGRGGAAFPLGKKWRHLYGAKGDTKYIVCNADEGEPGTFKDKALLEQDPLSVIEGMVIAGYLFSAKAGYIYIRGEYRRIQKIFQEALDNAEKAGFLGENIVGIQGFNYTITIISGAGAYVCGENSALLNSIEGKTGRPRVKPPHLADVGLYLQPTLVNNVESFASIPVILREGGQAYRDLGTEDGGGTKLICLSGHVKNRGLYEVNLGTPLQEILYSEEYGGGTATGRPLKFIHFGGQSGPIGAVENLDDCIYSYEGLWDNDLSIGSGAIVVMDDQVSIVDYLVNVAAFFAHESCGKCTPCRLGTTRILELLTKFNTQTAVSGDLERLRKMLTHVTNLSACGLGQSVANPMRSGLTYFPKEFEAGIREAVAPIKGGFW